The Pseudomonas cucumis sequence GGCTACGGTTTCGACGTCAATGCGCCGCCGTTGGTCGAGGCCATCGCAAAATTGCACGATGGCCGCTGGCTACGGTCCGAAGAAATAAGCCGCAAGTTGGCGTTAAAAGGCATGCCGGGGGCGCTTGACGGCGCCCGGGCCATTCAACAGGAACTGGGCGACAGCGGTAATGCGCCGGCCCGTCCGCATTTCGCCGACTGGATGGTGCGCGAAGGTTTCGTCAAGGATCGCGCCGAAGCGTTCCGCAAATGGCTGGGCGCCGGCAAACTGGGGGACGTCAAACAACACTGGCCGACCCTGGAGGACACCGTCGAAACCCTGCGCGCCGCGGGTGCCTGGGTCAGCCTGGCGCATCCCTGGCATTACGATTTCACTCGCAGCAAGCGTCGTCGCCTGATTGCCGACTATATTCAAGCAGGGGGCCACGCGATTGAAGTGGTCAATGGCCATCAACCCGCCGAACAGGTGGGCAGCCTGGCGATTCTAGCCCGCGAGTTTGGTCTGCTGGTCAGCGCCGGCAGTGATTTTCATGGCCCTGGAGGCTGGTCCGAGATCGGTGAATACCGCCCGCTCCCGGAGGATCTGCCACCACTGTGGTGTCGATTCAAACATGACCCAATTATTGCCGCCGTCTGAACAGGTAGAGAATGTGAGTCAATTTTTCCAGATTCATCCGGAAAACCCGCAACCGCGCCTGATCAAACAGGCTGTCGAGATCATCCGCAACGGCGGGGTGGTGATTTATCCCACAGACTCTTCCTATGCCATTGGTTGCCAGATCGGCGACAAAAACGCCGTGGAGCGCGTGCGCCGGCTGCGTAAGCTGGATGAAAAGCACAACTTCGCGCTGATTTGCAGCGACCTGTCGCAGTTGGGGCTGTTTGCCAAGATCGATACCGGCACCTTCCGGGTGCTCAAGGCTCACTTGCCTGGCCCTTACACCTTCATTCTCAACGCCACCCGCGAAGTCCCGCGGCTGTTACTGCACCCGAAAAAACGCACCATCGGCCTGCGTGTGCCAAGTCATCCTATTGCCCTGGCATTGCTGGAAGAACTCGGCGAGCCGCTGATGAGCGTGACCCTGATCATGCCCGGCGACACCGACCCGTTGAGCGATCCTTACGAAATGCGCCAGTTGCTCGAACATCAGGTCGACCTGATCATCGACGGCGGTTTCGGCGGGATCAAGGCGTCCACCGTGATCAGCCTCGCCGACGGCGAACCGGAAGTCATCCGTGTCGGTTGCGGCGACCCTGCGCCTTTCATGGCCGAGGCCTAGATGTCTGCAGTAGAACCCGTCGACAGCCAGGCCGGCGCCCAGCAAGAACTGCCTTTCGCCATGGTCTATGGCCAGGCGGTGATGGAAATGCCGCTGGACCTGTACATCCCGCCGGATGCGCTCGAGGTCTTTCTTGAGGCCTTCGAAGGCCCGCTCGACTTGCTGCTGTACCTGATCCGCAAACAGAACATCAACATCCTCGACATCCCGGTGGCGGAAATCACCCGGCAGTACATGGGGTATGTCGAGTTGATGCAGTCGGTGCGCCTGGAGCTGGCCGCCGAGTACCTGGTGATGGCCGCGATGCTCGCCGAGATCAAGTCGCGGATGCTGTTGCCCCGTGCCGAAACGATCGAAGACGAAGAAGACGATCCTCGTGCCGAGCTGATTCGCCGCTTGCAGGAGTACGAGCGCTTCAAGGCTGCCGCCGAAGGCATCGATGGCCTGAGCCGCGTCGGTCGCGACGTGGTGGTGCCCAAGCTCGATGCGCCGGAAGCCCGGGCGCGCAAACTGTTACCGGATGTGAGCCTGGAAGAGTTGCTGATGTCCATGGCCGAGGTCTTGCGCCGTGGCGACATGTTCGAAAGCCACCAGGTCAGCCGTGAAGCACTGTCCACCCGCGAGCGCATGAGCGATGTACTGGAACGGCTCAAGGGCGGCGGTTTTGTGCCGTTTGTCGAGCTGTTCACCGCTGAAGAAGGGCGCCTGGGGGTGGTGGTGACCTTTATGGCGATCCTCGAACTGGTCAAGGAATCCTTGGTCGAGCTGGTGCAGAATGAGCCGTTCGCGGCGATTCATGTCCGGGCCCGAGCCGAATAACGAGTTGAATCATGAACCTGACTGAACCCCGCGAGCTGGCGCCACTGCTTGAAGCCTTTCTGTTGGCCTCGGGAAAACCGCAATCGCTTGAACGCCTGTTCGAACTCTTCGAAGAAGGCGAGCGGCCCGAGCCCCCTGTTTTCAAGAAAGCGCTGACGATTCTGGCCAAATCCTGCGACGGCCGTGCTTTCGAGTTGAAGGAAGTCGCCTCCGGGTATCGCCTGCAGATCCGCGAAAAGTTCGCGCCGTGGGTAGGACGTTTGTGGGAAGAGCGACCGCAACGCTATTCCCGCGCCATGCTCGAAACCATGGCCCTGATCGCCTATCGTCAGCCGATCACCCGGGGCGAGATCGAAGACGTGCGCGGCGTGGCGGTCAACAGCCACATCGTGAAAACCCTGCTGGAACGTGAGTGGATCCGCATCGTCGGTTATCGCGACGTGCCCGGCAAACCGGCGATGTTCGCCACCACCAAGGCGTTTCTCGATCACTTCAACCTGAAAAACCTTGACGACCTGCCGCCGCTGGCCGAACTGCGTGAGCTGGAACCTGATCCTGTCCTGGATTTCGACGACGCTCCGGTGCCGGCCGGGTTGCAAGAGCTCGCCGACGCCAGCGCCGAACCGGAGGAGCCCAAGGAGGAAACCAGTTTCCATACGCTGTTGCTGGAACTGGACACTATGGAAGAGGGCCTCAAGACCGACTTCGACGATTTGTTGCGGGATGGGGCGGTGACTGAGACCGAAGGGGAGTTGGCAGAGCCCGAGCCTGAAACCGAAGTTGAACCTCAGGTCGAGGTCGAGGCTGAAGCTGAAGTCGAACCAGAACAGGAAGATGACATTCTTGGCGTCGCCGAAGCTCGCGAAAAGCTCCTGGCCGCCGTTGCCGCTCTCGAACAGTCGAAACCCGAGCCCGAGTTGACCGACGAAGAGGCCGAAGCCAAGGCTTTGGCAGAAGCAATCGAGGCCGAGCGCCGCCAGTTCGAAGATTGACCCAAATCCTGTGGGCAATGGAAATCCCTGTGGGAGCAGGCTTGCCCGCGACGAGGGAGTGTCAGTCAACATCTTTGCTGTCTGACCCACCGCAATCGCGGGCAAGCCCGCTCCCACAGGGTGTTGTGTTGACTGGAGTATCGACTGCG is a genomic window containing:
- the scpB gene encoding SMC-Scp complex subunit ScpB, whose product is MNLTEPRELAPLLEAFLLASGKPQSLERLFELFEEGERPEPPVFKKALTILAKSCDGRAFELKEVASGYRLQIREKFAPWVGRLWEERPQRYSRAMLETMALIAYRQPITRGEIEDVRGVAVNSHIVKTLLEREWIRIVGYRDVPGKPAMFATTKAFLDHFNLKNLDDLPPLAELRELEPDPVLDFDDAPVPAGLQELADASAEPEEPKEETSFHTLLLELDTMEEGLKTDFDDLLRDGAVTETEGELAEPEPETEVEPQVEVEAEAEVEPEQEDDILGVAEAREKLLAAVAALEQSKPEPELTDEEAEAKALAEAIEAERRQFED
- a CDS encoding L-threonylcarbamoyladenylate synthase — protein: MSQFFQIHPENPQPRLIKQAVEIIRNGGVVIYPTDSSYAIGCQIGDKNAVERVRRLRKLDEKHNFALICSDLSQLGLFAKIDTGTFRVLKAHLPGPYTFILNATREVPRLLLHPKKRTIGLRVPSHPIALALLEELGEPLMSVTLIMPGDTDPLSDPYEMRQLLEHQVDLIIDGGFGGIKASTVISLADGEPEVIRVGCGDPAPFMAEA
- a CDS encoding PHP domain-containing protein, producing MNVDLHCHSTASDGALAPAVLVARAFEKGVRVLALTDHDTLEGLDEARGAATALGMHLVNGVELSCTWGGATIHVLGYGFDVNAPPLVEAIAKLHDGRWLRSEEISRKLALKGMPGALDGARAIQQELGDSGNAPARPHFADWMVREGFVKDRAEAFRKWLGAGKLGDVKQHWPTLEDTVETLRAAGAWVSLAHPWHYDFTRSKRRRLIADYIQAGGHAIEVVNGHQPAEQVGSLAILAREFGLLVSAGSDFHGPGGWSEIGEYRPLPEDLPPLWCRFKHDPIIAAV
- a CDS encoding segregation and condensation protein A — translated: MVYGQAVMEMPLDLYIPPDALEVFLEAFEGPLDLLLYLIRKQNINILDIPVAEITRQYMGYVELMQSVRLELAAEYLVMAAMLAEIKSRMLLPRAETIEDEEDDPRAELIRRLQEYERFKAAAEGIDGLSRVGRDVVVPKLDAPEARARKLLPDVSLEELLMSMAEVLRRGDMFESHQVSREALSTRERMSDVLERLKGGGFVPFVELFTAEEGRLGVVVTFMAILELVKESLVELVQNEPFAAIHVRARAE